The Astyanax mexicanus isolate ESR-SI-001 chromosome 12, AstMex3_surface, whole genome shotgun sequence genome window below encodes:
- the emilin3a gene encoding EMILIN-3: MLWSDFLSPLLFLSAAVAAANAFGSYNPNPNRFSLYKSGPSPHYSSGKPTARHKNHCAYVVEKSVSYTIQDGVAPFVKAEYNKCTWSKKCPKLKYRMFYKPMYKVIHKTMTELEWRCCPGFTGVGCNAGPAAYGMKSMPPFKGSMPSQKSPMPSSKGPQPSMKGPMPPFKGPRPAYKGYTPSYKGPSIPYKGPMPSYKGPVHQPSYKGNPWEQPHTPTGAMGGGYPGYNMAPSYPETPFESDPDLQEPEMGHIDTFPEQHIPLTDDQDPAPDPIPDDHEPITNYQDPSIPDHQSSTVQHPEAEPVPEAQAPSGDSETNPGSEEDSAAADRLNRMEEDVQRLSLGLETLRGKVTGLEDHLRTSLREDANRMLSALLSAAPAPATAQHSTVAFGDLPGAAPDIEGMEMVGQFPKLGELAEKVEELRTELLSKTTELAELRGTVLRHNGTLQRLTGGAANLTGAQQPLETLVEAKLGETRVAILEGFERRVESVEDRLMGRATEVSLQCKKELMEGQEHLQQVLNSSFADLRKEFMRFNGQLQGFEPGNQEVCCSAVSGLTERLVLVEDSMDGLNQSQLHLRAELGSHKDHVEGMIEGRLGYVEDKLNKAEMQLGDVGSETSVKLEACLEAKMKALENRLFAAVEELGNATAPALLEGQAVPTLETEVESLRKRVEVDVDRFQKQLSLLELLCTSSCAPQPVLTGFVAPLQTPEVELKGDHQNLNGHLDAQTERMDRLNATLNSLLVHLSEKKEETGIEGELTLLKVNVHSVNRTLCGLKDTFGQVMQEMEHANLTWQDREERLAQQVKGVVQLVGRQASMLGTGERRLTRLKGELQDLRRRLAAELQGCRSTALGVQKEVTEVGGRVSRVEGQCGGLARLAEDLELIRGELDKQSDGYLSQVNTTLINHSLQISELKNGLKNCTGSSGLAQSSDDHFSTTTQPWVEPHTAEPVYPRGDQFTDSTQLRDDHGFGQAP; the protein is encoded by the exons ATGCTGTGGTCAGATTTCCTCAGCCCACTCCTGTTCCTGAGTGCTGCTGTGGCTGCAGCTAACGCTTTTGGCTCTTACAATCCCAATCCCAACCGTTTCAGCCTTTACAAGTCCGGGCCCAGCCCTCACTATAGCTCTGGGAAACCCACTGCAAGACACAA AAACCACTGTGCGTATGTAGTAGAGAAGAGTGTGTCCTACACTATTCAGGATGGAGTGGCTCCTTTTGTGAAGGCGGAGTATAACAAGTGTACATGGAGCAAGAAATGTCCAAAACTAAA GTATCGGATGTTCTACAAGCCAATGTATAAAGTGATCCACAAGACCATGACTGAGTTAGAGTGGCGCTGTTGTCCTGGATTCACCGGTGTTGGCTGTAATGCTGGACCTGCAGCTTATGGAATGAAATCAATGCCCCCATTTAAAGGTTCTATGCCCTCCCAAAAAAGTCCCATGCCCTCTAGTAAAGGTCCTCAGCCGTCTATGAAAGGGCCGATGCCTCCTTTCAAGGGCCCAAGGCCTGCTTACAAAGGATATACGCCCTCTTATAAGGGTCCATCCATTCCGTATAAAGGCCCAATGCCTTCCTATAAAGGCCCGGTGCACCAACCAAGCTACAAAGGAAACCCCTGGGAACAACCCCATACCCCAACTGGTGCAATGGGTGGTGGCTACCCTGGCTATAATATGGCACCTTCCTATCCAGAAACCCCATTTGAGTCCGATCCTGATCTCCAGGAACCTGAGATGGGTCATATTGACACATTTCCAGAACAGCACATTCCTCTAACTGACGATCAAGATCCCGCACCTGATCCCATTCCAGATGATCATGAGCCAATAACAAACTACCAGGACCCATCTATTCCAGATCACCAGAGTTCAACTGTTCAACATCCAGAGGCAGAGCCGGTTCCTGAGGCACAGGCGCCCTCTGGTGACAGTGAGACAAACCCTG GTTCTGAAGAAGACAGTGCCGCAGCTGATCGCTTAAACCGGATGGAAGAGGATGTGCAGCGACTCTCGCTTGGTCTGGAAACTCTGCGCGGGAAAGTGACTGGCTTGGAGGACCACTTGCGCACCTCACTCCGCGAGGATGCCAATCGCATGCTGTCTGCCCTCCTGTCTGCAGCTCCAGCCCCAGCTACAGCTCAACACTCTACTGTTGCTTTCGGGGACTTGCCTGGTGCAGCACCCGATATTGAGGGCATGGAAATGGTGGGGCAGTTTCCTAAGCTGGGTGAGCTGGCTGAGAAAGTGGAGGAGCTGCGTACTGAGCTACTGTCTAAGACCACAGAACTGGCAGAGTTGAGAGGAACAGTCCTAAGGCACAATGGAACCCTGCAGAGACTAACTGGTGGGGCTGCGAATCTGACAGGTGCTCAACAACCCCTAGAGACACTCGTGGAGGCAAAACTTGGCGAGACAAGAGTAGCCATCCTTGAGGGCTTTGAGAGGCGTGTAGAGAGTGTGGAGGACCGTTTAATGGGTCGCGCTACAGAAGTGAGCCTGCAGTGCAAGAAGGAACTAATGGAGGGACAAGAGCACCTGCAGCAGGTCCTGAATAGCAGTTTTGCAGATTTGAGGAAGGAGTTTATGAGGTTCAATGGACAACTGCAAGGATTTGAACCTGGGAACCAGGAAGTCTGCTGCAGTGCAGTGTCAGGCTTGACCGAAAGGCTGGTTCTGGTTGAGGACTCAATGGATGGTTTGAACCAGTCCCAGTTACACCTTAGAGCTGAACTAGGAAGCCACAAGGACCATGTGGAGGGCATGATTGAGGGTAGACTGGGCTACGTGGAAGACAAGTTGAACAAAGCAGAGATGCAACTGGGAGACGTTGGCAGTGAAACATCGGTTAAGCTTGAGGCTTGTCTGGAGGCAAAGATGAAGGCTCTTGAAAATCGCCTCTTTGCAGCAGTGGAAGAGCTTGGCaatgccacagctccagctctgtTGGAAGGCCAGGCAGTGCCCACTTTAGAAACAGAGGTCGAATCCCTCAGGAAGAGGGTGGAGGTGGACGTAGACCGCTTTCAAAAGCAGCTCAGCTTATTGGAGCTTCTTTGTACTTCTTCTTGTGCCCCACAACCAGTTCTAACAGGGTTTGTCGCTCCACTGCAGACTCCAGAAGTAGAACTTAAGGGTGACCATCAAAACCTTAACGGACACCTCGACGCACAGACAGAACGTATGGACCGGCTGAATGCCACTCTGAACTCTCTGCTTGTTCACTTAtcagagaaaaaggaagagacgGGTATTGAGGGCGAGTTGACTCTGCTAAAGGTAAATGTCCATTCTGTCAACCGCACGCTTTGTGGGCTGAAGGACACATTCGGACAAGTAATGCAAGAGATGGAGCATGCCAACCTCACTTGGCAGGACCGCGAGGAGAGGCTAGCACAACAAGTTAAAGGTGTGGTGCAGCTGGTTGGACGCCAAGCCTCCATGTTGGGCACGGGAGAAAGACGACTGACCCGTTTGAAGGGTGAGCTGCAGGATCTGCGCCGGAGGTTGGCTGCAGAGCTCCAGGGCTGTCGCTCCACTGCCCTTGGTGTCCAGAAAGAGGTGACCGAGGTTGGGGGGCGAGTATCCCGTGTGGAAGGTCAGTGTGGTGGCTTGGCAAGGTTGGCTGAAGATTTGGAGCTTATCCGAGGAGAACTCGACAAACAATCCGATGGGTACTTGTCTCAGGTCAACACCACCCTCATCAACCATTCCCTTCAGATATCGGAGCTTAAAAACGGACTCAAAAACTGCACTGGTTCCTCAGGCCTCGCACAGTCGTCAGATGACCACTTCTCGACAACGACTCAACCATGGGTAGAACCTCACACAGCTGAGCCAGTCTATCCAAGAGGAGACCAGTTTACAGACTCCACACAGTTAAGAGATGATCATGGATTTGGACAAGCTCCATAA